A genome region from Chthonomonas sp. includes the following:
- a CDS encoding acyl-CoA dehydrogenase family protein translates to MDFALTQEHELVREMAYKFGQNEILPGLAERDRNHVSDATMLETMARGGILGTSIPAKYGGTDTDYISLGIVCDELERADTSARVVMSVHSGLHCMTLMQWGTEEQKQRWLPDLASGKRWGGFGLTEPNAGSDAANIKTTARKDGDSYIINGSKTWISLADYAHQFLVVTRLSDSNAKAPYAAFIVDRTTPGFSSRPLKGKLGVRAGNTGELFFEDMRIPADCMLGEEGDGFKVAMSALDHGRYTVAAGAVGIIEACLDASVKYANERTVGGEAIGRKQLVQQMIASMVQGREIGRLLYYKVGWMKNTGQRHTKECSLAKWHNCAAAFDAANKAIEIHGAYGFSDEFPVERYFRNSRGAMIYEGTHEIHTIMQAEYELGYRQDRPLAKVLPTYPFA, encoded by the coding sequence ATGGACTTTGCCCTGACGCAAGAACACGAACTCGTCCGCGAGATGGCCTACAAGTTTGGCCAAAACGAAATTCTCCCCGGCCTCGCCGAACGCGATCGCAACCATGTGAGCGACGCGACAATGCTGGAAACCATGGCCCGCGGAGGAATCTTGGGAACGTCGATCCCGGCAAAGTACGGCGGCACCGACACGGACTATATTTCGCTGGGCATCGTGTGCGACGAGCTTGAGCGCGCCGATACCAGCGCGCGCGTGGTCATGAGCGTCCACAGCGGCCTGCACTGCATGACCTTGATGCAATGGGGCACCGAGGAGCAAAAGCAGCGCTGGCTTCCCGACCTTGCTTCCGGCAAGCGCTGGGGTGGGTTTGGCCTGACCGAACCGAACGCCGGTTCCGACGCGGCCAACATCAAGACGACCGCCCGAAAGGATGGCGACAGCTACATTATTAATGGCAGCAAGACGTGGATCAGCCTTGCGGACTACGCGCACCAGTTTTTGGTGGTCACGCGGCTGAGCGACAGCAACGCCAAAGCGCCCTACGCCGCGTTTATTGTCGATCGAACGACGCCGGGCTTTTCCAGCCGACCGCTCAAGGGCAAGCTAGGCGTGCGCGCCGGTAACACCGGCGAACTCTTTTTCGAGGACATGCGCATTCCTGCCGATTGCATGCTGGGCGAGGAAGGCGACGGATTTAAGGTCGCCATGTCGGCGCTCGACCACGGTCGCTACACGGTGGCCGCGGGCGCAGTGGGCATCATCGAAGCTTGTCTTGATGCGAGCGTCAAGTACGCCAACGAGCGAACGGTCGGCGGCGAAGCCATCGGCCGCAAGCAGCTCGTCCAACAGATGATCGCAAGCATGGTGCAAGGCCGCGAGATCGGGCGACTGCTTTACTACAAGGTGGGTTGGATGAAGAACACCGGCCAGCGGCACACCAAGGAATGCAGCCTGGCGAAGTGGCACAACTGCGCCGCCGCCTTTGACGCCGCCAACAAGGCGATTGAAATCCACGGCGCATACGGCTTTAGCGACGAGTTCCCGGTGGAGCGATACTTCCGCAACTCGCGCGGCGCGATGATCTACGAGGGCACGCACGAGATCCACACGATCATGCAAGCCGAGTATGAGCTCGGTTACCGCCAGGATCGGCCCCTAGCAAAGGTGCTTCCTACGTACCCGTTCGCCTAA
- a CDS encoding SDR family oxidoreductase, translated as MQGKRVLVTGSSRGIGRAIALRLREAGASVAVHGARGKSADFSTIIKELGNQAAGAYAADLSDPKASEKLFQEVIDDGPLHAVVNNAGIYMPMDFLRSTSTQFDATFYRTFAVNFESPLRLCRAAAIYFAERDGGKIVNVCSRVGFKGEAGAALYAASKAALINLTRSLAMELASKNVRLFGIAPGWVDTAMAREGMNDRLDQILRDIPAGRMASPKDCAAVVNFLLSDEAEYLSGNVIDINGASYFH; from the coding sequence ATGCAAGGTAAACGGGTTCTTGTCACTGGTTCTTCGCGAGGCATTGGCCGCGCGATTGCGCTTCGATTGCGCGAGGCGGGCGCCTCGGTCGCGGTTCATGGCGCGCGCGGAAAGTCCGCTGATTTCAGCACGATCATCAAGGAACTGGGCAACCAGGCCGCGGGCGCATATGCCGCTGACCTGAGCGATCCAAAGGCCTCGGAAAAGCTGTTCCAAGAAGTGATTGACGACGGACCCTTGCATGCGGTGGTCAACAACGCGGGCATTTACATGCCGATGGATTTTCTGCGCTCAACGAGCACCCAGTTCGACGCCACGTTCTATCGAACTTTCGCTGTTAATTTCGAGTCCCCCTTACGACTCTGCCGCGCGGCTGCGATCTATTTTGCCGAGCGCGATGGCGGCAAGATTGTCAACGTGTGCAGCCGGGTTGGATTCAAAGGCGAGGCTGGCGCGGCGCTGTATGCCGCCTCGAAAGCCGCGCTGATTAACCTCACAAGGTCGCTGGCCATGGAGCTTGCGAGCAAAAACGTGCGGCTGTTTGGCATTGCGCCGGGCTGGGTGGATACCGCCATGGCGCGCGAAGGAATGAACGATCGATTGGACCAAATTTTGCGAGATATTCCGGCGGGCCGCATGGCCTCGCCGAAGGATTGCGCGGCGGTGGTGAACTTCCTGCTCAGCGATGAGGCGGAGTATCTCAGCGGCAACGTGATCGATATCAACGGGGCGAGTTACTTCCATTGA
- a CDS encoding PEP-CTERM sorting domain-containing protein (PEP-CTERM proteins occur, often in large numbers, in the proteomes of bacteria that also encode an exosortase, a predicted intramembrane cysteine proteinase. The presence of a PEP-CTERM domain at a protein's C-terminus predicts cleavage within the sorting domain, followed by covalent anchoring to some some component of the (usually Gram-negative) cell surface. Many PEP-CTERM proteins exhibit an unusual sequence composition that includes large numbers of potential glycosylation sites. Expression of one such protein has been shown restore the ability of a bacterium to form floc, a type of biofilm.), whose amino-acid sequence MRTLVVAGLATMAAASQASIIFSNFFINSVAMTAGVPVVSSNQVINGASYTTAGNAVSFSTPGALVGDPVAPLRSAIVNLQYDAKSTAGNANVVTANVNLGAAVLGPNSSVYFLEQVFELDSLGNEVGGAIGSISHIFTAASNPNWSGAITLSRQVACLRMKKSLILAAPDTQGLDLAAVAINNQSVQIVPEPAGLAALALGGVLVLRRRSK is encoded by the coding sequence ATGAGAACTTTAGTAGTAGCTGGTCTTGCCACGATGGCAGCCGCCAGCCAGGCATCGATCATTTTCAGCAACTTCTTTATTAATAGTGTTGCCATGACCGCCGGCGTACCCGTCGTCAGCTCGAACCAAGTCATTAACGGTGCGTCGTACACGACCGCTGGTAATGCAGTTTCGTTCAGCACCCCGGGCGCACTCGTTGGCGATCCGGTTGCTCCGCTCCGCAGCGCAATCGTGAATCTTCAATACGACGCTAAGTCGACTGCTGGCAACGCCAACGTGGTGACGGCCAACGTCAACCTCGGCGCAGCCGTCCTCGGCCCCAACAGCTCGGTCTACTTCCTTGAGCAAGTTTTCGAACTTGACTCGCTGGGTAACGAAGTCGGTGGCGCAATCGGTTCGATCAGCCACATCTTTACGGCTGCATCCAACCCCAACTGGAGTGGTGCCATCACCCTCAGCCGCCAAGTCGCTTGCCTTCGCATGAAGAAGAGCCTCATCCTGGCTGCTCCGGATACGCAAGGTCTTGACCTCGCCGCCGTGGCCATCAACAACCAAAGCGTCCAAATCGTGCCGGAACCCGCAGGTCTCGCCGCATTGGCCCTTGGTGGTGTGCTCGTTCTGCGACGCCGCAGCAAGTAA
- a CDS encoding insulinase family protein — MKPFAAALVCLAAASAWADSTRIRRTLVGGATIFVESFKDAEKVSLQVIASARGTEDSAETHGARHLLEHLAALGRTGQVDALLEGEGLYLTAATNLETMRFEVSCRRSQVPLAIRALDDILSGLRVSEDDIKREARLIKEELALVSDRRNRFREITEMALGSPAWDPLGTPELIARVTPDALKKLHQTHFCQANLTVVVSGAVSLTEGETWADQIAKLAPASPALPLEWRARPIAQTARMLNDNAWTFAMPYRELTAPDSIARIAQAFGLATLAGGEVSFSPARDHGLAMIDVPNDDTYRWALAQNADAITWYGLRAMRRWFNAEAADPTRSGTLRGRLIAAQPFLTPEKVLEAIADLKAPTKARAWEEWQRLCRS, encoded by the coding sequence TTGAAGCCGTTCGCCGCAGCTTTGGTGTGCCTGGCCGCGGCGAGCGCGTGGGCCGATTCGACCCGAATCCGCCGCACCTTGGTCGGCGGCGCGACGATCTTTGTCGAGTCGTTTAAGGATGCCGAGAAAGTCAGTCTCCAGGTCATTGCCTCGGCGCGCGGAACTGAAGATTCCGCCGAAACTCATGGCGCGCGCCACTTGCTCGAGCACCTCGCCGCGTTGGGACGAACCGGCCAAGTTGACGCGCTGCTCGAAGGCGAAGGGCTGTACCTCACCGCTGCGACGAACCTGGAAACGATGCGATTTGAGGTCAGCTGCCGGCGCAGTCAGGTGCCGCTGGCGATCCGCGCGCTCGACGACATTCTGAGCGGATTACGCGTCAGCGAAGATGACATCAAGCGCGAGGCCCGCCTGATCAAAGAAGAATTGGCTTTGGTTTCGGATCGCCGCAACCGGTTCCGCGAGATCACTGAGATGGCGCTCGGGTCGCCCGCGTGGGATCCGCTGGGCACGCCAGAACTCATTGCTCGCGTCACGCCGGATGCGCTGAAAAAGCTTCATCAAACTCACTTTTGTCAAGCGAACCTGACCGTGGTGGTGAGCGGCGCGGTGAGCCTGACCGAGGGCGAGACTTGGGCCGATCAGATTGCCAAACTTGCGCCAGCGAGCCCGGCGTTGCCACTGGAATGGCGAGCCCGTCCGATCGCGCAGACCGCGCGCATGCTCAACGATAACGCGTGGACCTTCGCCATGCCTTACCGAGAGCTCACCGCGCCCGATTCGATTGCCCGCATCGCGCAGGCATTTGGCTTGGCGACATTGGCCGGCGGGGAAGTGAGTTTTTCGCCCGCCCGCGACCACGGCTTGGCGATGATTGACGTGCCGAACGACGACACCTACCGCTGGGCCCTGGCGCAGAATGCGGACGCGATTACGTGGTACGGGCTGCGGGCGATGCGTCGTTGGTTCAACGCCGAGGCTGCGGATCCGACTCGAAGCGGCACGCTTCGCGGGCGTCTCATCGCCGCGCAACCCTTCTTGACGCCCGAAAAGGTGCTCGAGGCGATCGCCGATCTGAAGGCTCCGACCAAAGCCAGGGCCTGGGAGGAGTGGCAACGACTATGCCGATCTTAG
- a CDS encoding PEP-CTERM sorting domain-containing protein (PEP-CTERM proteins occur, often in large numbers, in the proteomes of bacteria that also encode an exosortase, a predicted intramembrane cysteine proteinase. The presence of a PEP-CTERM domain at a protein's C-terminus predicts cleavage within the sorting domain, followed by covalent anchoring to some some component of the (usually Gram-negative) cell surface. Many PEP-CTERM proteins exhibit an unusual sequence composition that includes large numbers of potential glycosylation sites. Expression of one such protein has been shown restore the ability of a bacterium to form floc, a type of biofilm.) — MKKQFLVMACLAVASVQVASAAITFSNVMVNGNALAAGVPLSSANPFIDQTTYNIPVMGGNSISFSTPNAIVGDGSPTAADSMNLTYVAASGPAMVAVNAFSNIGAPALGSGMVVFTETVYSYNLMTMTVGGILGSISHTFNSMSSPNFSGTISLSTPANAIYVVKNFQLSAPNSPAFDLAAVAVNNQSIEVVPEPAGIAAIALGAGMLLRRRTK, encoded by the coding sequence ATGAAAAAGCAATTCTTAGTAATGGCCTGTCTGGCTGTAGCCTCGGTGCAGGTTGCTTCCGCCGCAATCACGTTCAGCAACGTGATGGTGAACGGAAACGCCCTTGCCGCCGGTGTTCCCCTCTCGAGCGCTAACCCGTTCATCGACCAAACGACTTACAACATCCCCGTGATGGGTGGCAACTCGATCTCGTTCAGCACGCCGAACGCGATTGTGGGTGACGGTAGCCCCACTGCGGCTGATTCGATGAACCTGACCTACGTCGCCGCAAGCGGCCCGGCCATGGTTGCAGTCAACGCCTTCTCCAACATCGGTGCTCCGGCACTCGGTTCGGGAATGGTCGTCTTCACCGAAACGGTGTACTCGTACAACCTCATGACCATGACGGTTGGCGGAATCCTCGGTTCGATCAGCCACACATTCAACTCGATGAGTAGCCCGAACTTCTCGGGCACCATCAGCCTGAGCACACCGGCTAACGCGATCTACGTTGTGAAGAACTTCCAACTGAGCGCGCCGAACTCGCCGGCCTTCGACCTCGCCGCGGTTGCCGTAAACAACCAAAGCATCGAAGTCGTGCCGGAACCGGCCGGAATCGCCGCCATCGCCCTTGGCGCTGGCATGCTGCTCCGACGCCGAACAAAGTAA
- a CDS encoding M48 family metalloprotease, with protein sequence MMRQGSGMDMMKGRLAIAVLIALFSLCSYYSSSQKNPVTGEVQHIGSITPAQEVQMGLQALPQMLQEFRGESRDARATQLVKEVGAELVRNSVAAQSDYRFDFHLLADRDTVNAFALPGGQVFITECLLGKLESQAQLAGVLGHEIGHVLARHGAERMAKQQLTQGLTGAAVMASGSQNSAQLAMMVGNMINMKYGREDELESDKLGLQFMVDSGYDPRSMIGVMEILERATGGGRGQPEFMSTHPNPGNRIGHIKEHIREMFPNGLPANLRQ encoded by the coding sequence ATGATGCGCCAGGGTTCCGGCATGGATATGATGAAGGGGAGGCTCGCAATTGCGGTTCTCATTGCTCTTTTCTCGCTTTGCTCCTACTATTCCAGTTCGCAAAAGAACCCCGTGACGGGCGAAGTGCAGCACATTGGCAGCATCACGCCCGCCCAAGAAGTTCAAATGGGGCTGCAAGCGTTACCGCAGATGCTGCAAGAATTCCGTGGCGAGAGCCGCGATGCCCGCGCCACGCAACTGGTGAAAGAAGTGGGCGCCGAGTTGGTCCGCAACTCGGTCGCCGCGCAATCTGACTATCGCTTTGATTTTCACCTGTTGGCCGATCGCGATACGGTGAACGCGTTTGCCCTGCCGGGCGGGCAGGTGTTCATCACCGAGTGTTTGCTCGGCAAACTTGAATCTCAGGCCCAGCTCGCCGGCGTTTTAGGCCATGAGATTGGCCACGTATTGGCGCGTCACGGCGCGGAGCGCATGGCCAAACAACAACTCACGCAGGGATTGACCGGGGCCGCGGTGATGGCCAGCGGGAGCCAAAACTCCGCGCAACTGGCGATGATGGTGGGCAACATGATCAACATGAAATATGGCCGCGAAGACGAACTTGAAAGCGACAAACTCGGCCTGCAGTTTATGGTGGATTCGGGCTACGATCCGCGTTCGATGATCGGCGTGATGGAGATTTTGGAACGCGCCACCGGCGGGGGCCGCGGGCAACCCGAATTCATGAGCACGCACCCGAACCCGGGCAACCGCATTGGCCACATCAAAGAGCACATCCGCGAGATGTTCCCCAACGGCCTTCCGGCCAACCTACGACAATGA
- a CDS encoding DUF2231 domain-containing protein encodes MRVLAALILLVGLVIPAAAIPPFLDSLHKIVMPIKGSDYEAAKCQTCHLGGPPKLNPFGLQIKSKLTKRELNAQVLWAIANDDADKDGARNMAELEAGKLPGDALSTPATGSTSAATPPTEAATSPIPKHGFHPLVVHFPVALFLFGAFLDALGHWRKRPELRIAALWNLGFGAIASIGAVVSGLLARYLNEYTFEGTVLIHLILGVSSSVLMLSVAWWRKGREPVSAGYWAFLATACIVLTVAGHFGSMLVYG; translated from the coding sequence ATGAGAGTTCTCGCGGCGCTGATTTTGCTCGTGGGGTTGGTGATCCCGGCAGCGGCGATTCCGCCGTTCTTGGATTCGTTGCACAAGATTGTGATGCCCATCAAAGGCTCGGATTACGAGGCGGCGAAGTGCCAAACGTGCCATCTGGGCGGCCCGCCCAAGCTCAATCCGTTTGGCCTGCAGATCAAGAGCAAGCTCACCAAACGCGAACTGAACGCGCAAGTTCTCTGGGCGATTGCCAACGATGATGCCGACAAGGACGGCGCGCGCAACATGGCCGAGCTCGAAGCCGGCAAACTCCCCGGCGATGCGTTGTCCACTCCCGCGACGGGTTCGACATCGGCCGCCACGCCGCCGACCGAAGCGGCGACCTCCCCGATTCCGAAGCATGGCTTCCACCCATTGGTGGTGCACTTCCCCGTAGCCCTGTTTCTGTTCGGCGCGTTTTTGGATGCGCTGGGGCATTGGCGCAAGCGACCCGAGTTACGGATCGCAGCGCTGTGGAACCTGGGCTTTGGCGCCATCGCCTCAATCGGGGCGGTCGTCAGCGGCCTGTTAGCGCGCTATCTAAACGAATACACCTTTGAGGGCACCGTGCTGATCCACCTCATTTTGGGCGTGTCGAGTTCGGTGCTGATGCTGAGCGTGGCGTGGTGGCGCAAGGGTCGCGAACCGGTGAGCGCCGGATATTGGGCGTTTTTGGCAACGGCCTGCATCGTGCTGACGGTCGCTGGCCACTTCGGCTCCATGCTGGTTTACGGCTAG
- a CDS encoding PD-(D/E)XK nuclease family protein, with translation MATRRPSVSPSRLSTYLACSLKYRWTFLDPRGRYLLRSHSYYSFGLSLHKVLERFHDSEDQGVSTLTEAKAALEESWLTSGYDSQQEMEEAWGTGVEILEGHVRQHLDRPSEATTIAVEKRMKIDLGQFDLVGQIDRLDEYPDGRLEIVDYKSMRSATPLDMLKSDLAMNCYQLMIREEFPDRPVTSTILALQTGDSTSYTPTSDELTEFRRELIFLGDHMLNRDWEHVVPTWKPLCRNCDFVSLCRKSGDFNEPEESEPDLP, from the coding sequence GTGGCAACGCGCCGTCCCTCCGTCAGTCCTTCTCGGCTCAGCACCTATCTGGCTTGCTCGCTCAAGTATCGGTGGACCTTCCTGGACCCGCGGGGCCGCTACCTGCTGCGCTCGCACTCCTACTATTCCTTTGGATTGTCGCTCCACAAAGTCTTGGAGCGATTTCATGATTCGGAGGATCAAGGCGTGAGCACCCTCACCGAGGCGAAAGCCGCCTTAGAAGAATCGTGGCTCACATCCGGCTACGATTCGCAGCAAGAGATGGAGGAAGCCTGGGGTACGGGCGTCGAGATTTTGGAGGGCCACGTGCGGCAACACCTCGACCGGCCCTCGGAGGCGACCACCATCGCGGTGGAAAAGCGCATGAAAATTGACCTCGGCCAGTTCGATTTGGTCGGGCAGATTGACCGCCTCGACGAATATCCCGATGGCCGCTTGGAGATCGTTGATTACAAATCCATGCGATCGGCCACGCCGCTGGACATGCTGAAATCCGACCTCGCGATGAACTGCTACCAGCTCATGATCCGCGAAGAATTCCCGGATCGGCCCGTGACCAGCACGATTCTGGCCCTCCAGACCGGCGACAGCACCTCGTACACTCCGACCTCAGACGAGCTCACCGAGTTTCGGCGGGAGCTCATCTTCCTGGGCGATCACATGCTCAATCGCGATTGGGAACACGTGGTCCCGACGTGGAAACCGCTCTGCCGCAACTGCGACTTCGTGTCGCTGTGCCGCAAGAGCGGAGATTTCAACGAGCCGGAAGAATCTGAACCTGACCTTCCGTAA
- a CDS encoding PEP-CTERM sorting domain-containing protein, protein MISITSAPLSTGASWTTSGNAISFSTPNAIVGDPAATRSGILNIIYDVDAGAGSAINQVLANLGAVTMGSGQINFIEQVFELDSMGNEVGGAIGTATHNFTPMSSGNWSGATNVFAPKRYLRIKKSFVMTASPDTPALDLAALAINNQSVAMVVPEPASILAIGLAGVAFLARRKK, encoded by the coding sequence GTGATCTCGATCACATCGGCCCCGCTTAGCACTGGCGCGTCATGGACGACCAGCGGCAACGCAATTTCGTTCAGCACGCCGAACGCCATCGTTGGCGACCCGGCAGCAACCCGCAGCGGCATCCTGAACATCATCTACGATGTGGACGCAGGTGCAGGTTCGGCCATCAACCAAGTTCTCGCCAACCTCGGCGCAGTAACCATGGGCAGCGGCCAAATCAACTTCATTGAGCAAGTCTTCGAACTCGACTCGATGGGCAACGAAGTTGGCGGCGCCATCGGTACCGCAACCCACAACTTCACGCCGATGTCGAGCGGCAACTGGTCGGGTGCCACCAACGTCTTCGCTCCGAAGCGCTACCTGCGCATCAAGAAGTCGTTCGTCATGACCGCTTCGCCCGACACTCCTGCTCTGGACCTCGCCGCCCTCGCGATCAACAACCAATCGGTTGCCATGGTCGTTCCGGAACCGGCAAGCATCCTGGCAATCGGCCTGGCTGGCGTCGCCTTCCTGGCTCGCCGCAAGAAGTAA